Proteins from a genomic interval of Odontesthes bonariensis isolate fOdoBon6 chromosome 7, fOdoBon6.hap1, whole genome shotgun sequence:
- the rbm28 gene encoding RNA-binding protein 28 isoform X1 produces MPAQTIFVGALPHSATNERLEEIFSEIGPVKQCFVVRDKGTEKCRGFGFVTYSMEEDAQRALKEIKEYDGKKLSVTVAKKKLRDKQKAVKETAPAAEKNEQRNEPKISGMRKQLLKSRLIIRNLSFKCTEDDLKETFEKFGTVLEAKIPLKPDGKMRGFAFVLLKTVSGAAKALKAMNLKEIKGRQVAVDWAVPKDKYMASQQSSSSGNKNIEEASANTESDTEDEDEEEKPAAPEKKKFSSKASVQQVEEPQSSDENDSEEQASEDDEVDDDDEDEDDEEDDENSLESNFDEDDCRDELDDDEEDEEDELAQKKASKKLLPSDVKEGRTIFIRNLSFDTDEEGLEEVLLQYGELNYVKVVLHPDTEHSKGCAFAQFKTKEAADKCITAAQDETENGGIRVDGRKLFVVAAVSREDAVKLKDNKKKVETGSRNLYLAREGFIRPGTKPAEGLSEADMAKRTRFEEIKRAKLRDIGVFVSKTRLCIHNLPKSVDNKRLRALCLQHAKGVKGVRITECRIMYDKKPEKGRVMGQSLGYGFVQFQDHEHALSTLRFLNNNPDIFGSHKRPIVEFSLEDTRKLKLKEMRQQKSKDFFQNRPFKGGVKPQPQTSGDGNRQRMSGKKAQSSSEQMGNEQGIPEKNKKDQRFSGFHTTPEVEHVDLQNGKKRRKVLTLPSKRGPKIRMRDKGKQQAPPPKKPGRPGSKRNERQKRQIEKPMQPRNQKVKTSKKPFKSRDGDRFESLVEQYKKKLMGSSNKNAAVKTSKWFDS; encoded by the exons GCACAGAAAAATGTCGGGGGTTTGGATTTGTCACGTATTCCATGGAAGAAGATGCCCAGCGAGCCTTAAAGGAAATAAAAGAATACGACGGAAAGAAGCTGTCAGTTACAGTGGCGAAGAAGAAACTTAGAGACAAACAGAAAGCAG TTAAAGAGACGGCTCCAGCAGCAGAGAAAAATGAGCAGAGAAATGAGCCGAAAATTAGCGGTATGAGGAAACAACTGCTGAAATCAAGACTTATCATAAGGAATCTCAGTTTTAAG TGCACAGAGGACGATCtaaaagaaacatttgaaaagTTTGGAACAGTTCTTGAGGCCAAAATTCCCCTCAAACCTG ATGGAAAGATGCGGGGTTTTGCATTTGTCCTGCTTAAAACTGTGTCTGGGGCCGCAAAGGCGCTTAAAGCTATGAACCTGAAGGAGATAAAAG GTCGACAGGTAGCAGTTGACTGGGCTGTGCCAAAAGACAAGTATATGGCCTCACAGCAGTCCTCAAGTTCAG GCAACAAGAATATAGAGGAGGCAAGTGCAAACACAGAAAGTGACACTGAAGATGAGGATGAAGAAGAGAAACCAGCTGCGCCTGAGAAGAAAAA ATTTAGTTCAAAAGCCTCCGTGCAGCAGGTGGAGGAGCCTCAGTCGAGTGACGAAAATGACAGCGAGGAACAAGCCAGTGAGGACGATGAGGTAGACGATGATGACGAAGATGAGGATGACGAGGAGGATGATGAGAATAGTCTTGAATCAAATTTTGATGAAGATGATTGTCGGGATGAacttgatgatgatgaggaggatgaagaagatGAATTGG CTCAAAAGAAAGCCTCAAAGAAACTTCTGCCTTCAGATGTGAAAGAGGGCCGAACAATTTTCATCAG GAACTTATCGTTTGACACGGACGAGGAAGGTCTCGAGGAAGTTCTCCTGCAGTACGGAGAGCTTAATTATGTAAAGGTTGTTCTCCATCCAGACACGGAACATTCAAAGG GTTGTGCATTTGCTCAGTTTAAGACAAAGGAGGCTGCAGACAAATGTATAACTGCAGCCCAAGATGAGACTGAG AATGGTGGCATCCGTGTGGATGGCAGAAAGCTGTTTGTTGTTGCGGCAGTGAGCAGAGAAGACGCTGTGAAGCTGAAGGACAATAAGAAGAAAGTTGAGACTGGCAGCAGGAACTTGTACTTGGCCAGAGAGGGAT TTATCCGCCCTGGAACCAAGCCTGCAGAGGGGCTATCTGAGGCAGACATGGCCAAAAGAACCCGG TTTGAGGAAATTAAGCGGGCCAAGCTTCGCGACATTGGCGTGTTTGTGTCAAAGACTCGCCTGTGTATCCACAATCTGCCAAAGTCGGTGGACAATAAAAGACTCAGAGCACTCTGCCTTCAACATGCGAAAGGAGTCAAAGGAGTCCGCATAACAGAG TGCCGGATCATGTATGACAAGAAGCCAGAGAAGGGTCGGGTAATGGGACAGTCACTGGGTTATGGCTTTGTTCAGTTCCAGGACCATGAGCATGCTCTTAGCACACTTCGCTTCCTAAACAACAACCCTGATATCTTCGGCTCACACAAG AGACCAATTGTTGAGTTCTCCCTGGAGGATACAAGAAAGCTCAAGTTAAAAGAAATGCGACAGCAAAAAAGCAAG GATTTCTTTCAAAATCGGCCATTTAAAGGAGGAGTGAAACCTCAGCCCCAAACATCTGGAGATGGTAATCGACAAAGGATGAGTGGAAAAAAAGCACAGTCCTCTTCAGAGCAGATGGGAAATGAGCAAG GTATTCCTGAAAAGAACAAGAAAGACCAACGTTTTTCAGGTTTCCACACCACTCCTGAGGTTGAGCACGTAGATTTGCAGAAcgggaaaaaaagaaggaaggtTCTGACACTGCCTTCCAAACGGGGGCCGAAGATCAG AATGCGTGACAAAGGAAAGCAACAGGCTCCACCTCCCAAGAAACCTGGAAGGCCGGGATCCAAAAGGAACGAGCGCCAAAAACGACAGATCGAAAAGCCTATGCAGCCCAGAAAccag aAGGTCAAAACTTCTAAGAAGCCGTTCAAAAGCAGGGATGGGGACCGTTTTGAAAGTCTGGTCGAGCAGTACAAGAAGAAACTGATGGGGAGCAGCAACAAGAATGCAGCAGTCAAAACAAGCAAGTGGTTTGATAgttaa
- the rbm28 gene encoding RNA-binding protein 28 isoform X2: MPAQTIFVGALPHSATNERLEEIFSEIGPVKQCFVVRDKGTEKCRGFGFVTYSMEEDAQRALKEIKEYDGKKLSVTVAKKKLRDKQKAVKETAPAAEKNEQRNEPKISGMRKQLLKSRLIIRNLSFKCTEDDLKETFEKFGTVLEAKIPLKPDGKMRGFAFVLLKTVSGAAKALKAMNLKEIKGRQVAVDWAVPKDKYMASQQSSSSGNKNIEEASANTESDTEDEDEEEKPAAPEKKKFSSKASVQQVEEPQSSDENDSEEQASEDDEVDDDDEDEDDEEDDENSLESNFDEDDCRDELDDDEEDEEDELAQKKASKKLLPSDVKEGRTIFIRNLSFDTDEEGLEEVLLQYGELNYVKVVLHPDTEHSKGCAFAQFKTKEAADKCITAAQDETENGGIRVDGRKLFVVAAVSREDAVKLKDNKKKVETGSRNLYLAREGFIRPGTKPAEGLSEADMAKRTRFEEIKRAKLRDIGVFVSKTRLCIHNLPKSVDNKRLRALCLQHAKGVKGVRITECRIMYDKKPEKGRVMGQSLGYGFVQFQDHEHALSTLRFLNNNPDIFGSHKRPIVEFSLEDTRKLKLKEMRQQKSKDFFQNRPFKGGVKPQPQTSGDGNRQRMSGKKAQSSSEQMGNEQGIPEKNKKDQRFSGFHTTPEVEHVDLQNGKKRRKVLTLPSKRGPKIRMRDKGKQQAPPPKKPGRPGSKRNERQKRQIEKPMQPRNQVKTSKKPFKSRDGDRFESLVEQYKKKLMGSSNKNAAVKTSKWFDS, encoded by the exons GCACAGAAAAATGTCGGGGGTTTGGATTTGTCACGTATTCCATGGAAGAAGATGCCCAGCGAGCCTTAAAGGAAATAAAAGAATACGACGGAAAGAAGCTGTCAGTTACAGTGGCGAAGAAGAAACTTAGAGACAAACAGAAAGCAG TTAAAGAGACGGCTCCAGCAGCAGAGAAAAATGAGCAGAGAAATGAGCCGAAAATTAGCGGTATGAGGAAACAACTGCTGAAATCAAGACTTATCATAAGGAATCTCAGTTTTAAG TGCACAGAGGACGATCtaaaagaaacatttgaaaagTTTGGAACAGTTCTTGAGGCCAAAATTCCCCTCAAACCTG ATGGAAAGATGCGGGGTTTTGCATTTGTCCTGCTTAAAACTGTGTCTGGGGCCGCAAAGGCGCTTAAAGCTATGAACCTGAAGGAGATAAAAG GTCGACAGGTAGCAGTTGACTGGGCTGTGCCAAAAGACAAGTATATGGCCTCACAGCAGTCCTCAAGTTCAG GCAACAAGAATATAGAGGAGGCAAGTGCAAACACAGAAAGTGACACTGAAGATGAGGATGAAGAAGAGAAACCAGCTGCGCCTGAGAAGAAAAA ATTTAGTTCAAAAGCCTCCGTGCAGCAGGTGGAGGAGCCTCAGTCGAGTGACGAAAATGACAGCGAGGAACAAGCCAGTGAGGACGATGAGGTAGACGATGATGACGAAGATGAGGATGACGAGGAGGATGATGAGAATAGTCTTGAATCAAATTTTGATGAAGATGATTGTCGGGATGAacttgatgatgatgaggaggatgaagaagatGAATTGG CTCAAAAGAAAGCCTCAAAGAAACTTCTGCCTTCAGATGTGAAAGAGGGCCGAACAATTTTCATCAG GAACTTATCGTTTGACACGGACGAGGAAGGTCTCGAGGAAGTTCTCCTGCAGTACGGAGAGCTTAATTATGTAAAGGTTGTTCTCCATCCAGACACGGAACATTCAAAGG GTTGTGCATTTGCTCAGTTTAAGACAAAGGAGGCTGCAGACAAATGTATAACTGCAGCCCAAGATGAGACTGAG AATGGTGGCATCCGTGTGGATGGCAGAAAGCTGTTTGTTGTTGCGGCAGTGAGCAGAGAAGACGCTGTGAAGCTGAAGGACAATAAGAAGAAAGTTGAGACTGGCAGCAGGAACTTGTACTTGGCCAGAGAGGGAT TTATCCGCCCTGGAACCAAGCCTGCAGAGGGGCTATCTGAGGCAGACATGGCCAAAAGAACCCGG TTTGAGGAAATTAAGCGGGCCAAGCTTCGCGACATTGGCGTGTTTGTGTCAAAGACTCGCCTGTGTATCCACAATCTGCCAAAGTCGGTGGACAATAAAAGACTCAGAGCACTCTGCCTTCAACATGCGAAAGGAGTCAAAGGAGTCCGCATAACAGAG TGCCGGATCATGTATGACAAGAAGCCAGAGAAGGGTCGGGTAATGGGACAGTCACTGGGTTATGGCTTTGTTCAGTTCCAGGACCATGAGCATGCTCTTAGCACACTTCGCTTCCTAAACAACAACCCTGATATCTTCGGCTCACACAAG AGACCAATTGTTGAGTTCTCCCTGGAGGATACAAGAAAGCTCAAGTTAAAAGAAATGCGACAGCAAAAAAGCAAG GATTTCTTTCAAAATCGGCCATTTAAAGGAGGAGTGAAACCTCAGCCCCAAACATCTGGAGATGGTAATCGACAAAGGATGAGTGGAAAAAAAGCACAGTCCTCTTCAGAGCAGATGGGAAATGAGCAAG GTATTCCTGAAAAGAACAAGAAAGACCAACGTTTTTCAGGTTTCCACACCACTCCTGAGGTTGAGCACGTAGATTTGCAGAAcgggaaaaaaagaaggaaggtTCTGACACTGCCTTCCAAACGGGGGCCGAAGATCAG AATGCGTGACAAAGGAAAGCAACAGGCTCCACCTCCCAAGAAACCTGGAAGGCCGGGATCCAAAAGGAACGAGCGCCAAAAACGACAGATCGAAAAGCCTATGCAGCCCAGAAAccag GTCAAAACTTCTAAGAAGCCGTTCAAAAGCAGGGATGGGGACCGTTTTGAAAGTCTGGTCGAGCAGTACAAGAAGAAACTGATGGGGAGCAGCAACAAGAATGCAGCAGTCAAAACAAGCAAGTGGTTTGATAgttaa
- the LOC142383897 gene encoding leptin-like: protein MDYTLGLLVYLFSVLRMGTAAPLPGEVDIRRKVADDVDRLITRMDNSFTFPDIIRSNQLPDRIGGISSILVVLEGYNNLIPNNFTNVDQIKTDISMMAIYLTKLSERQCKGRPRPEAPGWLQRLQTETHYVETHTVATLMGLKEFLNLLRKDLNVLKTC from the exons ATGGATTACACTCTGGGACTCCTGGTCTATCTCTTTTCAGTTTTGAGAATGGGTACAGCAGCCCCTCTGCCAGGGGAAGTGGATATTAGAAGAAAAGTGGCAGATGATGTTGATCGGCTGATCACTCGGATGGATAACAGTTTCACA TTTCCTGACATCATACGCTCCAATCAACTCCCTGACAGAATTGGTGGAATTTCCTCCATATTGGTGGTCTTGGAAGGCTACAACAATCTGATTCCTAACAATTTTACCAACGTGGATCAAATCAAGACCGATATCTCTATGATGGCAATTTACTTAACTAAGTTGAGTGAGAGGCAGTGCAAGGGAAGACCGAGGCCCGAAGCTCCCGGATGGCTGCAAAGGctacagacagagacacactacGTTGAGACTCATACCGTAGCGACTCTCATGGGACTGAAGGAGTTCCTTAATCTGTTACGGAAGGACTTGAATGTTCTTAAAACTTGCTGA